The window CCACACCACCGGATGCAGCGAGAAGCCCGCCCCCTCCTGCGGCGCTTCCTCGAGCTCCACGGGCCCGTCGCCGCCCCCGTCAGACGCGGCAGCCACCTGGCCCGGGTCCGCTGCGGTGCGGTCCTCGGCCGATGCCGCCCCCTGCCCGTCCAGTTCCGGGCCCTCCGCAGGCTCGCCCACAGCATCGATGTCGATCGTGTACGGCACCTCGAACAGCCGGTCCCCGTCGTACCGCGAGGGGATCAGGGTCAGCTGGAGGTAGTAGTCCCCGGCCAGGAACGAGGAGCGGGCCTCGGTAGTACCCTGCTCCCTGTTCTTGAACTGCACGGCGGTGGCCTGGTTCAGCTGCACCTGGAGGCCGGGCCGGGCCTGCTCGGAGAAACCGGCGGTTTCGGCGCCGCCGTCCGGCGACACCATCGAGTACACCTCTCCCCGCAACGGGGACACAAGGGTGGCGTGCAGCGTCAGGTCCATCCCGTCCGGTGGGACGAACTCGCCCAGGGCGAGTGCGCTGCGCACCTGCTGGCCGTACTGCACAGGCACGCGGAAGAACTGAACCTCCCCGGGGATGATGGTGCCGCGAAGGGGTCCGTTCCCGGCCTCGACGGCGGAGGCGAAGGAGAACGCGGGCTGGATCTGCTCACCGTCGGAGGGCACGGCGAGCGGCTCGATCTGTCGGGGCCACTTCACTGCGGGCGGCAGACCGCTGGGATCCACCTCCTGCTCGGCGAAGAACTGCAGCTCCACCGGGATCGCCTCCGCCTCGGACGGGTTGCCGGTGCGCTCCACCTGCAGGATCACCGTGCCGTCCGCGTCAGCGCCGAAGCAGGAGAGGTACTCGGTCTCCGCCATGCGCGGCGTGGCGATGCTGGCCGTGATCGGCCCGTCGCCGAGGTCCGCCTCGGCGCGGGCGGCGACATTGCCGATGCGGCAGTCGGTGCCGTCAGTGGAAGCGGTACGCAGTTGCAGCTGGGCGAGCTTGTTGGTGGCGCCGCCCCCACCGGGCAGCACCATGGTGGCGGTCACGTGCGCGATCTCGCCGGGAGCCAGCTTCAGCCGGTAGTAGCGGGAGAAGCCCTGCCCGTCGTCGATGGCAGGGCTGCCGTGCTCGAGCACGTCCAGGTAGGAGCCTGGCACCAGATCCACCGCGTCCTCAGGGGTGGTGCCACCGGTGATCGGACTGCCTGCGGAGGAGTACCCCTGGATGGCGCGGGTCATCTTCACCAGCAGCTCATCGCGCAGGGTCTCGGCATCGGTGGCGTCGGCGAAGGTGCCGCCGGTGGCCTCGGCGATACATGCCAGTTCGTCCCTGGCGGCCTGCTCGGCCTTGAAGCCGATGGTGTGGATCCGCATCTCGGGATGCTGGGTGGCCAGTTCGGCGGCGACCTCGCACGGGGGCGGTCCACCGCACTCGTCGATCCCGTCGGACACCAGCACGATGGAGCGCATCTCCGCCTCCGGCAGTGCCTCCGCGGCCTTGCGCAGGGACAGGCCGATGGGGGTGAAGCCGGAGGGTTGAACCGCGTCGATCTCCTGCAGCAGTCGGTCGCGGTCCAGGCCGTCCGGTTCCACCAGCAGTTTCACGTCCTGGCAGCCGGCCTCCTGGCTGTTCGCCGTCTGGGCGTCGGAGTTGCCGTAGGTCATCAGCCCCACGCTGGCGTCCTCCAGAAGGAGGGGCACCAGACCGGAGACGGCCTCCTTCGCCACCACCATGCGGCTGCGGCCACCGACGTCTTCAGCCCGCATGGAGCCCGAGGCGTCGAACACGAGCATCGAGGGTGCGGTGCGGCCGGTGTTGTAGCCCTCGGCGAGCGCCGGGCCGGCCGGCCCCGCCATCACGACCAGAGCGGCGATCAGTGCGGCGACGAGTGCAGAAGACAGGCGTGAGATCACCGGGCCATCATGCCGGGTGATTCGCCCGTTCGTCAGCCTCGGATCGGTGGGCGGCCGTCGCCATCGTCCCGGGGCATGCGGCTCAGGTGAGCCCTGCGCCCTCCTCGGGCTGCTCGCGCACCTCGTCGACGTTCCCGGTGGGCTTCGTGCCGACGGAGCCGGACTCGGCGGTGGCCCCGGCGCCGGTGGGGCGCTTGCGGCTGTCGGTCACGCCCTTGGCCTTCATCTCCTGGCGCAGCTCGCGCGGCAGGGAGAACATGAGGTCCTCCGTCGCGGTGCGCACGGGCTTGACGTCCCCGTAGCCGCGTCGGGACAGCTCAGCGAGCAGCTCCTGGACCAGCACATCGGGAACCGAGGCCCCGGAGGTGACGCCCACGGTCTGAACGCCCTCGAACCACTCCTCGCGCAGCTCAGCGACGGAATCGATGCGGTGGGAGGCCTTCGCACCCGCCTCCTTGGCCACCTCCATCAGGCGCACCGAGTTGGAGGAGTTCGGGGAGCCGACCACCAGCACCAGGTCGGACTGCGGGGCGATCTTCTTCACCGCCACCTGACGGTTCTGGGTGGCGTAGCAGATGTCGTCGCTGGGCGGGGACTGCAGGGTGGGGAACCGCTCGCGCAGGCGGTCCACGGTCTCCATGGTCTCGTCGACGCTGAGGGTGGTCTGCGAGAGCCACACGACCTTCTCGGGGTCGCGCACGGTCACGTTGACGGCGTCGTCGGGCGAGTTGACGATCTGCACGTGATCCGGGGCCTCGCCCGCGGTGCCCTCGACCTCCTCGTGACCCTCGTGGCCCACCAGCAGGATGTCGTAGTCCTCGCGGGCGAAGCGCACCGCTTCCTTGTGCACCTTGGTGACCAGCGGGCAGGTGGCGTCGATGGTGCGCAGGTTGCGCTGCTCAGCCATCTCGCGCACCTTCGGGGAGATGCCGTGGGCGGAGAAGATCACCAGCGAGCCCTCGGGGATCTCGTCGACCTCCTCGACGAACACGGCGCCCTTGGCGCGCAGGCTGTCCACCACGAACTTGTTGTGGACGATCTCGTGGCGCACGTAGATGGTCTCGTCGTAATGCTCCAGGGCGCGTTCGACGGCGACGACGGCGCGATCGACGCCGGCGCAGTATCCACGCGGTTCGGCCAGGTACACGGTTCCGGTGCTCACCGCTCCATCGTAGGGAACGGGAGCTGGCTAGGGCACGGCGCTGGGGCATGCCTCACCATCCCTCCACAGGTCCCTCCCCTTTGTTCCTACTTGGCGCCTCCCCTGGTTCCTCTCTGGTGCCTCCCTTGGTTCCTGTCTGGTTCCTCCCCACGGCATGGTGATCCCCACCGCGGGGCGGGACGCTCATCTGTCCCACCGCCGTGCCACAGTGGTGGCCATGAGCGATTTCTCCACGGTTCCCGGTGGTGCTGATGGTACTGCCGGTGGCGGCACTGCCGCCGCCGCGCGCCGCACCCTGGCGCCCACCGCTGCGCAGACCACCGCGGAGAACCCGTGGCCGCTGCGGCAGCTGTCGGTGAAGGTGGGTGAGTACATCGCCCGCATGTCACCACTGTGGGTGGAGGGCGAGATCGTCCAGCTGAACCGAAGGCCGGGCTCCGGCATGTCCTTCATGACCCTGCGGGACATCGACGTGGACATGTCCTTCTCGGTGCCGATCCGCGAGCACGTGCTTCGCACCCTGCCCATCGAGCCGGTCGCTGGTGCCCGCGTGGTGGTGCACGCCAAGCCAACCTTCTGGACCCGCCGCGGCAGCCTGCAGCTGGAGGCCGACGGCATCCGCCCGGTCGGTCTCGGCGAGCTCCTGGCGCGCCTGGAGCAGCTCAAGCGCGTGCTGGCCGCGGAGGGCCTGTTCGACGCCTCCCACAAGAAGGCCTTGCCGTTCCTGCCGCGCACCGTGGGTCTGATCTGCGGCCGCGAGTCCGCTGCGGAGAGGGATGTGGTGGTCAACGCCCGGCGCCGCTGGCCCGCCGTGGAGTTCGCGGTGCGGGAGGTGGCCGTGCAGGGCACCAAGGCGGTGCGGGAGGTCTCTGCTGCCCTGCGTGAGCTGGACGGCCTGGACGAGGTGGACGTCATCATCATCTCCCGCGGCGGCGGCTCCCTGGAAGATCTGCTGCCGTTCTCCGACGAGCAGCTGGTGCGGCTGGTCGCCGGGGCACGGACCCCGATCGTCTCGGCGATCGGCCACGAGGTGGACACCCCGCTGATCGACCTGGTGGCCGACATGCGCGCCTCCACCCCCACCGATGCCGCCAAGCGCGTGGTGCCGGACATCCAGGCCGAGCTCGATCAGCTCACCATGGGCCGCTCCCGCCTGCGCACCGCGATCCGCAGCCGGCTGGAGCGCGAGCAGTCCACCCTCGATGCGATCCGCTCCAGGCCGGTGCTGGAGAACCCCTCCACGATCCTCGCCGGCCGGGCCGATGAGGTGCGAGCCCGCATCAGCTTGGCCCGCACCCTGATCGGGGCAAGGCTGGATCGTGCGGCCGACGAGATCGACCACCTGGGCCGGCAGGTGCAGGCCCTCAGCCCCCTGGCCACCCTGGAGCGCGGCTACGCAGTAGTGCAGGACGCCTCCGGCACCGTGGTGCGCGACCCCTCACAGGCCGAGGTCGACCAGGCCCTGTCCGTGCGCGTGGCCGCTGGCCGCTTCGGCGTGCGCCGCACCGTGGAGGACCCGTACCAACCACCGCCCCAGCCCTAACCCCGCCCCGCACCCCCAGCACCCAGCACCCAGCACCGGGCCGGACCTTCACCACCGACCGTCCCGCCTGACCCGAACGGAGACCTCATGACCCCCCGATCCGCTGACAAGACCACTGCCCCCGCAGGATCCGACCCCACGGCCGGCGACGGCGCACCCGTGGTGGAGCCTGCCGGCGTTGTGCAGCCGCTGCCCGCGGACATCGCCGAGCTCTCCTACGAAGCCGCCCGCGACCAGCTCACCGAGGTGGTTCGCCGCCTCGAGTCGGGGCAGGGCGGGCTGGAGGACTCCATCGGCCTGTGGGAGCGCGGTGAGATGCTGGCCCGTCGTTGCCAGCAGTGGCTGGACGGAGCCCGCGACCGCCTCGATCAGGCCGTCGCTGCCCGCCGGAACTCGGAGGACCAGTCCGACTGACCAGGACTTCAGCGGTCAGTCGATCGAGGTGATGGCCGCTTCGGCCAGCTCCCGCAGCTCCTCCGGCTCGGTGGCACCGTGGATCAGCAGGCCCCACCCGTCACCAGCGCAGGACAGGCCTGTATGGGGCTCGTCGTCGGTGCCGCCGGAGAGCACCTGGCACGGCACGCCGGCGATCTCCTGCTCCTCGCCCTCCACGGCACCCGGGAAGCTCGCCGAGAGCATCGGGGCGGAGATCTCCGGGGCCTGCACCATGGTCACCAGGTGACGCTGCGGCGAGGAGTAGCGCACCTCCCAGCGGTCCTCCGCATCGGTGAATCGTACCGACCGCACCGCCCACTCCTCCCCCGCCGCGGGCACGACCACCGGGTACGGGGCGGACTCCTGGGCCCGCTCGGCGGTCTGCGCCAGGTCCACCTCGGTGTTCGGCAGCGGCTCGCGTGACTGGTCACTGCCCACCCCGAAGAAGCCGATGCCCACCACGACCACGATCAGCATCGTCAGCCCGAGCGCCCAGATCATGTTCCGCAGCGAGGTGTTCTCCCTCGTGGGCAGCTGATAGTGGGACTTCGGTGCAGGCACCGTCGCGGGGGCGGGCGAAGCCTGCGGCTCGGAGGTGGGTCCGCTGCCCTTGCGGTTCGCGTCGCTGTCGTCGTCACGGTGTTCATGCATGGCGCCCATTGTCGCCCTGCATTCGCCCTGCTCCCTGAAACCTGCGATGATCGCCTGGTGACCGCGACATTCCTCACCGTCGGAGAAGCCCTCACCGATATCGTCGTCGATGCCGATGGCAATCGAGCAGAGCACCCGGGCGGATCCCCCATGAACGTGGCCGTGGCGCTGGGGCGCCTGGGCCACACCTCCCACCTGCTCACTCGCATCGGTGACGACCAGCGCGGACAAGCCATCCGCGCGCACGTCACGGACTCCCACGTGCAGCTCACCCCCGGCAGCATCACGGGCGCCCCCACCTCCACCGCCGAGGCGCAGCTGGATGCGAGCGGGGCCGCCACCTACACCTTCGACCTCACCTGGGACCCGGCCGCGACCGGCCTGCCCGAGCAGGTCCATGCCGTGCACACCTCCTCCATCGCCGCTGTGCTGGACCCCGGCGCGGCCACCGTCGCCCAGGTGCTGGACCGCTACCGGGACCACGCCACGATCAGCTACGACCCCAACGCCCGCCCCACCCTGATGGGTGATGCCGCCGCGGCCCGCGAGCGCATCGAGGCGATCATCGTCCGGGCCGATGTGGTCAAGACCTCCGACGAGGACGTGGCCTGGCTGTACGACACCGACGACGTCGAGGACGTGGTCTCCTCGTGGCGGGCCCTGGGCCCCGGGATCACCGTGCTCACCCGCGGCGGTGACGGCGCGGTGGGCTTCACCGACTCCGGCCGGGTGCAGGTCGCACCGGTGCAGGTGGAGGTGGCCGACACCGTGGGCGCCGGGGACACGTTCAGCGCCGGCATCCTCGACGCCCTCGCCGACAAGCGCCTGCTGGGTGCCGGCAACCGTGAGGCCCTGGCCGCCCTGCCCTCCGACGACGTCGCCGCCGTGCTGCGCCGCGCCGCCCGGCTGGCGGCCGTCACCGTCTCGCGCTCCGGGGCGAACCCGCCGTGGAGCCACGAACTGGGCTGACCCGCCGCCCCTTGGACACCCCGGGGCCGGCCGCACGACCAGTCCTCTGCACCCCGTCCTGCCCTGCCCCGCCCATCTTCTGCATCCCGTCCCGTCATCGCCGACCACTCACCGAGGGAGAGACCTTTGACCGAGAACGCTGCCGGCAAGAGCACCGCCGAGAACTCCGCCGCCCAGGGCACTGCCGCTGAGAGCACGTCCACGCCGGGCGAGTACCGCATCGAGCGCGACACCATGGGCGAGGTGCGGGTGCCCGCGTCGGCCCTGTACCGCGCCCAGACCCAGCGCGCTGTGGAGAACTTCCCGATCTCCGGGCAGGGCTTGGAGCCCGCGCACATCCATGCCCTCGCGCAGGTGAAGAAGGCCGCCGCCCGCGCCAACAAGGACCTCGGGGTGCTGGACGCCGCGATCGCCGATGCGATCGTCACCGCGGCCGATACCGTGATCGCCGGTGAGCATGATGACCAGTTCCCGGTGGACACCTACCAGACCGGCTCCGGCACCAGCTCGAACATGAACATGAACGAGGTGCTCGCGACCCTCGCCACCCGCGCGGGTGAGAACGAGGTGCATCCCAACGACCACGTCAACGCCTCCCAGTCCTCCAACGACGTGTTCCCCACCTCCGTGCACGTGGCCGTGACCGCCGCCGTCGCCGAGAAGCTGCTGCCGGCACTGGACCACCTCGCCCAGGCATTGGAGACCAAGGCCGAGGCGTGGAAGCACGTGGTCAAGGCCGGCCGCACCCACCTGATGGACGCCACGCCCGTCACGCTGGGCCAGGAGTTCGGCGGGTACGCGGCGCAGGTGCGCTACGGCATCGAGCGCGTGGAGGCGGCCCTGCCCCGTACCGCCGAGGTGCCCCAGGGCGGCACCGCCGTGGGCACCGGCATCAACACCCCTGCTGGGTTCCCGCAGAAGGTGATCGCCAACCTCGCCGAGCAGACCGGCCTGCCGCTGACCGAGGCCCGCAACCACTTCGAGGCGCAGTCCGCCCGCGACGGCCTGGTGGAGATGTCCGGTGCGCTGCGCACCATCGCCGTGTCGATCACGAAGATCGCCAATGACCTGCGCTGGATGGGCTCCGGCCCCAACACCGGTCTGGGTGAGATCGCGATCCCCGACCTGCAGCCCGGCTCCTCGATCATGCCCGGCAAGGTGAACCCGGTGATCCCCGAGGCCGTGCTGATGGTGTGCGCCAAGGTGATCGGCAACGACGCGGCGGTCGCCTGGGGCGGGGCCCAGGGCTCCTTCGAGCTGAACGTGCAGATCCCG is drawn from Brachybacterium muris and contains these coding sequences:
- a CDS encoding DUF4245 domain-containing protein, giving the protein MHEHRDDDSDANRKGSGPTSEPQASPAPATVPAPKSHYQLPTRENTSLRNMIWALGLTMLIVVVVGIGFFGVGSDQSREPLPNTEVDLAQTAERAQESAPYPVVVPAAGEEWAVRSVRFTDAEDRWEVRYSSPQRHLVTMVQAPEISAPMLSASFPGAVEGEEQEIAGVPCQVLSGGTDDEPHTGLSCAGDGWGLLIHGATEPEELRELAEAAITSID
- a CDS encoding VWA domain-containing protein; amino-acid sequence: MISRLSSALVAALIAALVVMAGPAGPALAEGYNTGRTAPSMLVFDASGSMRAEDVGGRSRMVVAKEAVSGLVPLLLEDASVGLMTYGNSDAQTANSQEAGCQDVKLLVEPDGLDRDRLLQEIDAVQPSGFTPIGLSLRKAAEALPEAEMRSIVLVSDGIDECGGPPPCEVAAELATQHPEMRIHTIGFKAEQAARDELACIAEATGGTFADATDAETLRDELLVKMTRAIQGYSSAGSPITGGTTPEDAVDLVPGSYLDVLEHGSPAIDDGQGFSRYYRLKLAPGEIAHVTATMVLPGGGGATNKLAQLQLRTASTDGTDCRIGNVAARAEADLGDGPITASIATPRMAETEYLSCFGADADGTVILQVERTGNPSEAEAIPVELQFFAEQEVDPSGLPPAVKWPRQIEPLAVPSDGEQIQPAFSFASAVEAGNGPLRGTIIPGEVQFFRVPVQYGQQVRSALALGEFVPPDGMDLTLHATLVSPLRGEVYSMVSPDGGAETAGFSEQARPGLQVQLNQATAVQFKNREQGTTEARSSFLAGDYYLQLTLIPSRYDGDRLFEVPYTIDIDAVGEPAEGPELDGQGAASAEDRTAADPGQVAAASDGGGDGPVELEEAPQEGAGFSLHPVVWALLAGLGGGVALAVAAIAAVVLVRRGR
- a CDS encoding exodeoxyribonuclease VII small subunit codes for the protein MTPRSADKTTAPAGSDPTAGDGAPVVEPAGVVQPLPADIAELSYEAARDQLTEVVRRLESGQGGLEDSIGLWERGEMLARRCQQWLDGARDRLDQAVAARRNSEDQSD
- a CDS encoding PfkB family carbohydrate kinase, whose translation is MTATFLTVGEALTDIVVDADGNRAEHPGGSPMNVAVALGRLGHTSHLLTRIGDDQRGQAIRAHVTDSHVQLTPGSITGAPTSTAEAQLDASGAATYTFDLTWDPAATGLPEQVHAVHTSSIAAVLDPGAATVAQVLDRYRDHATISYDPNARPTLMGDAAAARERIEAIIVRADVVKTSDEDVAWLYDTDDVEDVVSSWRALGPGITVLTRGGDGAVGFTDSGRVQVAPVQVEVADTVGAGDTFSAGILDALADKRLLGAGNREALAALPSDDVAAVLRRAARLAAVTVSRSGANPPWSHELG
- a CDS encoding 4-hydroxy-3-methylbut-2-enyl diphosphate reductase; protein product: MSTGTVYLAEPRGYCAGVDRAVVAVERALEHYDETIYVRHEIVHNKFVVDSLRAKGAVFVEEVDEIPEGSLVIFSAHGISPKVREMAEQRNLRTIDATCPLVTKVHKEAVRFAREDYDILLVGHEGHEEVEGTAGEAPDHVQIVNSPDDAVNVTVRDPEKVVWLSQTTLSVDETMETVDRLRERFPTLQSPPSDDICYATQNRQVAVKKIAPQSDLVLVVGSPNSSNSVRLMEVAKEAGAKASHRIDSVAELREEWFEGVQTVGVTSGASVPDVLVQELLAELSRRGYGDVKPVRTATEDLMFSLPRELRQEMKAKGVTDSRKRPTGAGATAESGSVGTKPTGNVDEVREQPEEGAGLT
- a CDS encoding class II fumarate hydratase — its product is MERDTMGEVRVPASALYRAQTQRAVENFPISGQGLEPAHIHALAQVKKAAARANKDLGVLDAAIADAIVTAADTVIAGEHDDQFPVDTYQTGSGTSSNMNMNEVLATLATRAGENEVHPNDHVNASQSSNDVFPTSVHVAVTAAVAEKLLPALDHLAQALETKAEAWKHVVKAGRTHLMDATPVTLGQEFGGYAAQVRYGIERVEAALPRTAEVPQGGTAVGTGINTPAGFPQKVIANLAEQTGLPLTEARNHFEAQSARDGLVEMSGALRTIAVSITKIANDLRWMGSGPNTGLGEIAIPDLQPGSSIMPGKVNPVIPEAVLMVCAKVIGNDAAVAWGGAQGSFELNVQIPLMGTSLLESIRLLANASRVLADKTVDGLVANEEKARFYAEASPSIVTPLNKLIGYENAAKIAKHAVAEQISVREATIALGFVERGDLTAEQLDAALDVLSMTEPKA
- the xseA gene encoding exodeoxyribonuclease VII large subunit encodes the protein MSDFSTVPGGADGTAGGGTAAAARRTLAPTAAQTTAENPWPLRQLSVKVGEYIARMSPLWVEGEIVQLNRRPGSGMSFMTLRDIDVDMSFSVPIREHVLRTLPIEPVAGARVVVHAKPTFWTRRGSLQLEADGIRPVGLGELLARLEQLKRVLAAEGLFDASHKKALPFLPRTVGLICGRESAAERDVVVNARRRWPAVEFAVREVAVQGTKAVREVSAALRELDGLDEVDVIIISRGGGSLEDLLPFSDEQLVRLVAGARTPIVSAIGHEVDTPLIDLVADMRASTPTDAAKRVVPDIQAELDQLTMGRSRLRTAIRSRLEREQSTLDAIRSRPVLENPSTILAGRADEVRARISLARTLIGARLDRAADEIDHLGRQVQALSPLATLERGYAVVQDASGTVVRDPSQAEVDQALSVRVAAGRFGVRRTVEDPYQPPPQP